Proteins found in one Fundidesulfovibrio terrae genomic segment:
- a CDS encoding DEAD/DEAH box helicase has protein sequence MNDFRFRLRSEPILEAKYKAFPYQEEATDFVASREYAAIFHEQGLGKTKIAIDVMLRWLQRKEVDTVLVFTKKGLIANWVREFEAHSQLTPLIVTENASKNYYVFTTPTRLVLSHFEAAKKEIKRFRAWVSSRQVGVIIDESAKIKNPDTELTQAFFALSPLFAKRVIMTGTPVANRPYDIWAQVYFLDRGLSLGNDFVEFKRETDLTADLRHDAQAFGTYQQRLEGINSRISSFSIRETKDGGRIVLPSKEFQRIECDWEPAQFELYRKVREELRAQVVRNGQLIEEDQESILKRLLRLIQIASNPVMVDESYAADPGKFDPLYNLLTDITRQGEKAIVWTNFNVNCDWLVKKLSVFGAHSLNGKMPIDRRNAVVKWFIENPEDQVLVATPGAAKEGLTLTVANHVIFYDRTYSLDDYLQAQDRIHRVSQTKTCYVYNMLMVDSVDEWVDCLLEEKRLAAQLTQGDIGAQAYAERATLGFFQILQRILG, from the coding sequence GTGAATGATTTCAGATTCCGGCTCCGATCCGAACCTATCCTGGAAGCAAAGTATAAGGCGTTTCCCTATCAGGAAGAAGCCACCGATTTTGTCGCCAGCCGGGAATACGCAGCCATCTTCCATGAGCAGGGTCTGGGCAAAACCAAGATAGCAATAGATGTAATGTTGCGTTGGCTTCAGCGTAAGGAAGTCGATACTGTCCTTGTCTTCACCAAAAAGGGTTTGATCGCCAACTGGGTCCGCGAATTCGAAGCGCATAGCCAACTCACGCCACTCATAGTCACGGAAAATGCGTCAAAAAATTACTACGTCTTCACTACCCCGACTCGATTAGTCCTCAGCCACTTCGAGGCAGCGAAGAAGGAAATTAAGCGTTTTCGGGCCTGGGTGTCTTCACGACAAGTCGGTGTAATCATCGACGAATCAGCCAAAATCAAGAATCCAGATACTGAACTCACACAGGCGTTTTTCGCTCTGTCACCGCTCTTCGCTAAGCGAGTTATCATGACAGGCACACCGGTCGCTAACCGTCCCTACGACATCTGGGCTCAGGTGTATTTCCTTGACCGTGGGCTCTCACTCGGCAACGACTTTGTCGAATTCAAACGTGAAACCGACCTGACAGCAGACCTCCGCCATGACGCGCAGGCATTCGGGACGTACCAGCAACGATTGGAAGGAATCAATAGTCGTATTTCAAGCTTCTCAATCAGGGAGACTAAGGATGGGGGGCGAATCGTTCTGCCCTCCAAAGAGTTTCAAAGGATTGAATGTGATTGGGAGCCAGCGCAATTCGAGTTGTACCGCAAGGTTCGCGAGGAGCTTCGCGCCCAGGTTGTTCGGAACGGGCAGCTCATCGAAGAAGACCAGGAATCCATTCTGAAACGCCTGCTACGTCTCATTCAGATTGCTTCCAATCCTGTCATGGTTGACGAGAGCTATGCAGCTGATCCAGGAAAGTTCGATCCACTCTACAATTTGCTAACAGATATTACGCGCCAAGGTGAGAAGGCGATTGTCTGGACTAATTTTAACGTCAACTGCGATTGGTTAGTAAAGAAACTCTCTGTATTCGGTGCTCATTCGCTTAATGGAAAAATGCCAATAGATAGGCGCAACGCAGTCGTCAAATGGTTCATTGAAAATCCCGAGGATCAGGTACTTGTCGCAACACCTGGCGCAGCCAAGGAAGGACTGACGCTGACCGTAGCCAATCACGTTATATTTTACGACCGCACCTATAGTCTCGATGACTACTTGCAAGCACAAGATCGTATTCACCGTGTTTCCCAGACCAAGACCTGTTACGTGTATAATATGCTCATGGTTGATTCGGTCGATGAATGGGTCGATTGCTTGCTTGAAGAAAAACGACTGGCGGCACAGCTCACCCAAGGTGACATTGGTGCGCAGGCCTATGCCGAACGGGCAACACTCGGATTCTTTCAAATACTGCAAAGGATTCTTGGATGA
- a CDS encoding AAA family ATPase: MLQEYLKAGFPALLLLTTEPARAEKIIPFDGHWRFFAWDCQRGIRLAGSSKILEEVRDPVEAINWLKGSQDTVLLAHNLHLFTDSVEVIQGIQNGAETWKSRGNCLIAVAPQIQMRPELKSIFTVLDLPLPDTEDLYALQQELGNPLNVRPNRKAARLARGLTEYEAECANALSLVKRGYFSSRVISQLKAQLIRKSGLLEVWEPEHLSNVGGLSQLKAYIKSRAKAFTPGCEHLPRPKGLLLVGIPGTGKSLSCKAAASILGWPLIRLDIGALKGSLVGESEKKIRQATQIISSFGECVVWLDELEKALSGVKSSGETDAGTTSGMFSHLLTWLAENKSPVLVMATANDITKLPPETIRAGRFDAIFMVDLPSQRERRDILKIMNARYGTKVPLEYAANLNGYSGAEIEQICRESMFTDLETAFHSVIPLSRTMREEIESLRNWARTRARPANTPDDEPEETRKIRTGPSTTPTVQ, translated from the coding sequence ATGCTACAGGAATACTTGAAGGCAGGTTTCCCGGCATTGCTTCTGCTCACAACTGAGCCAGCAAGAGCCGAAAAGATCATCCCATTTGACGGTCATTGGCGATTCTTCGCCTGGGATTGTCAGCGCGGTATACGACTCGCTGGTAGCTCAAAAATCCTGGAGGAAGTACGCGATCCAGTTGAAGCCATTAATTGGCTCAAAGGAAGTCAGGATACTGTCCTGCTCGCTCACAACCTACACCTGTTTACGGATAGTGTTGAAGTTATTCAAGGAATCCAGAATGGCGCAGAGACTTGGAAATCCCGTGGTAACTGCCTCATCGCTGTTGCTCCGCAAATCCAAATGCGCCCAGAACTCAAATCGATATTCACTGTTCTTGACCTGCCACTTCCTGATACTGAAGACCTCTATGCACTCCAACAAGAACTCGGCAACCCACTGAATGTCAGACCGAACCGCAAAGCTGCTCGGCTGGCTCGTGGACTCACTGAATACGAAGCCGAATGTGCAAACGCACTTTCGCTCGTCAAACGTGGCTACTTCTCCTCTCGTGTCATCTCACAACTGAAAGCTCAACTCATCAGAAAGTCAGGTCTTCTCGAAGTCTGGGAACCTGAGCATTTGTCGAATGTTGGAGGCTTGAGTCAACTCAAAGCCTACATCAAGTCCCGTGCGAAGGCGTTTACGCCTGGCTGTGAACATCTCCCCAGGCCGAAAGGCCTATTACTGGTCGGGATACCCGGCACAGGCAAAAGCCTCTCATGCAAAGCCGCCGCGTCAATACTCGGCTGGCCATTGATCCGATTAGACATCGGAGCCTTGAAAGGCTCCCTTGTCGGAGAATCTGAAAAGAAGATTCGTCAAGCTACTCAAATCATATCGTCATTTGGCGAATGCGTTGTCTGGCTTGATGAACTTGAAAAAGCACTTTCTGGTGTCAAAAGCTCTGGAGAAACTGACGCTGGAACAACTTCCGGCATGTTTAGCCACCTATTAACGTGGTTGGCTGAGAACAAATCTCCGGTGCTGGTCATGGCCACGGCCAATGACATCACCAAGCTCCCGCCTGAGACAATCAGAGCTGGAAGATTCGACGCAATCTTCATGGTTGATCTGCCATCTCAACGAGAACGGCGAGACATCCTGAAGATCATGAACGCTCGATACGGTACGAAAGTACCTCTCGAATACGCTGCCAACCTTAACGGTTATTCAGGTGCTGAGATTGAGCAGATTTGTCGTGAATCCATGTTTACAGACTTGGAGACGGCATTTCACTCAGTGATCCCCCTGTCACGCACAATGCGAGAGGAAATTGAAAGCCTCCGCAATTGGGCAAGAACTCGCGCCCGCCCCGCAAATACCCCTGATGATGAGCCTGAAGAGACTCGGAAGATACGAACTGGTCCATCTACAACTCCAACGGTACAGTAG
- a CDS encoding plasmid pRiA4b ORF-3 family protein, whose amino-acid sequence MIYQLHVQLLGITPLIWRRIQVPGDISLYRMNLLIQRAIGWKNTHLSEFNIDGRKYGATEQDHFAEGIYEFKKFKLCEVVTAARESFLFTYDFGDDWQHKVVVEDIFPREKEVKYPQCIAGERACPPEDVGGIYGYDDFLEAISDPKHESHADYKAWAKKFDPERFDVGKATKAMQR is encoded by the coding sequence ATGATCTATCAGCTACACGTGCAGCTGCTGGGGATAACGCCTCTGATCTGGCGCAGGATTCAGGTTCCGGGAGACATCAGTCTTTACCGAATGAATCTACTCATCCAGCGAGCCATTGGCTGGAAGAATACTCACTTGAGTGAGTTTAACATAGATGGCCGCAAATATGGCGCGACTGAACAGGACCACTTTGCAGAAGGTATTTACGAATTCAAGAAGTTCAAACTTTGTGAAGTTGTGACTGCTGCCAGAGAAAGTTTTCTGTTCACATATGACTTTGGAGATGACTGGCAGCACAAAGTTGTTGTCGAGGATATTTTCCCGCGCGAAAAAGAAGTCAAATATCCTCAGTGCATTGCCGGTGAACGCGCATGTCCGCCTGAAGATGTTGGCGGAATATACGGATACGATGACTTCCTGGAAGCTATTTCCGATCCAAAGCATGAGAGCCACGCAGACTACAAAGCTTGGGCCAAGAAGTTTGACCCGGAGAGGTTTGATGTGGGCAAGGCTACGAAGGCGATGCAGAGGTAG
- a CDS encoding ParB N-terminal domain-containing protein has translation MSELKINYLPVSNIVLDCRNPRVAPAIESLDGDPPQNFIELALGQFAPDDDEKGASTTFSSLKASIRAYKGLINPIVVTPRSDGTYVVIEGNTRVSIYRQLAEENAPGSWGTIPAIVRPDIEEDGEHAIRLQAHLVGPRQWRPYAKAKYLHGLYTDQKLSINEILDYCGGSARRREIEEYIEAYKDMHLHYMPLVGQNPPDYSRFSAFVELQKPRVKESIVKAGFTLDDFAKWVDDSKISPLNTVRQLPRILGNQEAKKRFLSHDAREAMKVLEQPSANAAIKEATIDQLAIALVSKIRSLNYPDVKALREDNESPRVQALFDCYGELYDLCKDVGLITNNE, from the coding sequence ATGTCTGAACTAAAAATTAACTACTTGCCAGTCAGCAATATTGTTCTTGATTGCCGCAATCCTCGTGTTGCACCAGCCATAGAGTCTCTTGATGGAGACCCTCCACAAAATTTTATTGAACTCGCACTAGGTCAATTCGCGCCAGATGATGATGAAAAAGGGGCGTCGACAACTTTTTCGAGTCTTAAGGCATCGATACGAGCCTATAAGGGATTGATTAACCCCATTGTTGTCACCCCGCGATCCGACGGAACCTACGTGGTGATTGAGGGGAATACCCGCGTCTCAATCTATCGACAACTTGCCGAAGAAAACGCTCCAGGCTCCTGGGGGACGATCCCTGCGATTGTTCGACCAGACATCGAGGAAGATGGAGAACACGCCATACGACTTCAGGCTCACTTGGTGGGTCCTCGCCAATGGCGTCCCTACGCCAAGGCAAAGTACCTCCATGGGCTCTATACTGATCAAAAGCTATCGATCAATGAAATACTCGACTACTGCGGCGGATCAGCTCGGAGGCGTGAAATTGAGGAATACATTGAAGCATACAAGGACATGCATCTTCACTATATGCCACTAGTTGGACAAAATCCACCCGATTACTCTCGCTTTAGCGCCTTTGTCGAATTGCAAAAACCTAGGGTCAAAGAATCAATCGTAAAAGCTGGTTTCACTTTGGACGATTTTGCGAAGTGGGTCGATGACTCTAAGATCAGCCCATTGAACACGGTTCGTCAGCTTCCTCGCATCCTGGGAAATCAAGAAGCGAAGAAGCGATTTCTATCTCACGACGCTCGGGAAGCCATGAAGGTCTTAGAGCAACCCAGTGCAAATGCAGCGATCAAAGAAGCCACCATCGATCAATTGGCCATCGCTTTGGTCAGCAAGATCAGAAGTCTTAACTATCCAGACGTAAAGGCGCTCAGGGAAGACAACGAATCGCCACGTGTTCAGGCGCTATTCGATTGTTACGGGGAACTATATGACCTATGCAAAGATGTTGGCCTGATCACTAATAATGAGTGA
- a CDS encoding PD-(D/E)XK nuclease family protein: MLTLSKSRINTYLGCSEKYRLHYELGLRPLRRAKSLVEGSAIHHLVQCGLLYRDNPVDLLEQASTCFWSENPIELCNYEKESDYELAQNKCLSDSMHFLDQLGPLPVSQVELKLESPLVHPITLAEHPEINLLGYIDLLLQNDKGSFCIADLKTAAKTPRDGLGRLVMELTFYAYLHSTPFSRETTPIVPVALIHLVRTKEPKTIWDEGRRSLPDFLNLYRLCRKVAADIKAGHFWPCPGVACTWCEYESLCFMHDEKAVQTFGERHWFLYHQDLKERREIKIPLQPVVGF; this comes from the coding sequence ATGCTCACCCTCTCGAAATCGAGGATCAATACCTACCTCGGATGCTCGGAGAAATACCGACTCCATTATGAACTGGGTTTGCGTCCTCTCAGGCGAGCAAAGAGCCTGGTTGAAGGATCAGCCATCCATCACCTGGTTCAATGCGGTCTACTCTACCGGGACAATCCGGTCGATTTGCTCGAACAAGCATCGACGTGTTTCTGGTCAGAGAATCCTATTGAGCTTTGCAATTACGAAAAAGAAAGTGATTACGAACTAGCTCAAAACAAGTGTCTCTCTGACTCGATGCACTTTCTCGATCAACTCGGACCATTGCCGGTCTCGCAAGTTGAACTCAAGCTCGAATCGCCATTGGTTCATCCAATCACACTGGCTGAGCATCCTGAGATCAATCTGCTCGGATACATCGATTTACTACTACAAAATGACAAGGGGTCTTTTTGTATCGCAGATTTAAAGACTGCGGCGAAAACACCCCGAGACGGCCTTGGCAGGTTGGTAATGGAACTGACGTTTTATGCCTACCTGCACTCCACGCCATTCTCACGGGAAACTACTCCAATTGTCCCCGTGGCACTGATCCACCTGGTCAGAACTAAAGAGCCGAAAACCATCTGGGATGAAGGTCGACGTAGTCTTCCTGATTTCCTCAATCTCTACCGACTTTGCCGAAAAGTTGCGGCTGACATCAAGGCTGGTCATTTCTGGCCATGCCCAGGTGTCGCATGCACATGGTGCGAATACGAATCTCTGTGCTTCATGCACGATGAGAAAGCTGTTCAAACCTTCGGCGAACGACACTGGTTCCTGTATCATCAGGACCTCAAGGAACGTCGAGAGATCAAGATACCTCTCCAACCCGTTGTTGGTTTCTGA
- a CDS encoding phospholipase D family protein: protein MKIATSFLLILILAVASTRPLLAESLVLKDTHVSVYFSPDGGGQAAIVAEINKAQQSILVQAYSFTAEPIAKALVEAHKRGVKVRVILDKSQKSERYTSATFLANSGIPTFIDAAHAIAHNKVMVLDGKTVITGSYNFTKAAEEKNAENLLIVRSSELARIYASNWETHFKHSTRYDARY, encoded by the coding sequence ATGAAAATAGCTACAAGTTTCCTTCTCATACTCATTCTGGCAGTTGCCTCAACAAGACCTCTCTTGGCTGAATCCCTGGTCCTCAAAGACACACATGTTTCCGTCTATTTCAGCCCAGATGGAGGCGGTCAAGCGGCAATCGTCGCTGAGATAAACAAAGCTCAGCAGAGCATCCTAGTTCAAGCCTATTCATTCACGGCAGAGCCAATCGCCAAGGCACTGGTCGAAGCTCACAAGCGTGGCGTCAAGGTCCGGGTCATTCTCGACAAGAGCCAGAAGAGCGAGCGGTATACCAGCGCAACCTTCCTGGCCAACTCGGGCATTCCCACCTTCATCGATGCAGCCCATGCCATTGCCCACAACAAGGTCATGGTCTTGGACGGCAAGACGGTGATCACGGGTAGCTACAATTTCACCAAAGCGGCAGAGGAGAAGAACGCTGAGAACCTTCTCATTGTCCGCTCATCCGAGCTAGCCAGGATTTACGCTTCCAATTGGGAAACGCATTTCAAGCATTCTACGCGGTATGACGCTAGGTATTAG
- a CDS encoding ATP-binding protein produces the protein MFQKATRKSSKLRLALTGPAGSGKTFSSLQIAKGLGGRIAMIDTERGSGVLYANICDYDVLQLDPPFEPKKYIQGIKGAEEAGYNVLIIDSLSHAWAGEGGILTIHDRAAKAVRNSFDAWREVTPQHNQLVDAILASTCHVIVSMRTKTGYEVTTENGKTKVNKVGLAPIQREGLEYEFTVVMDLSIEGHVATASKDRTGIFDGTRLTPSPAMGEGLLNWLNNSGISTEIRKISEVDSLSEAFSQLGLNDLWDEYQGYVCERYGVNAVNELLRDQVAEQITLLKQCQVREEKLSQFSEILRDRKLAA, from the coding sequence ATGTTTCAGAAAGCTACACGTAAATCCTCAAAGCTTCGATTGGCTCTCACTGGACCAGCTGGAAGTGGCAAAACATTCAGTTCACTTCAGATCGCTAAAGGTCTCGGTGGACGAATCGCTATGATCGACACCGAAAGAGGCTCCGGCGTTCTCTACGCCAACATTTGCGATTACGACGTGCTCCAGCTCGATCCGCCCTTCGAACCCAAGAAGTATATTCAGGGTATCAAGGGGGCTGAAGAAGCCGGGTACAACGTGCTCATCATCGACAGCCTGTCCCATGCGTGGGCTGGCGAAGGAGGCATCCTCACGATTCATGATCGTGCTGCCAAGGCAGTCAGGAACTCATTTGACGCTTGGCGTGAGGTTACTCCCCAGCACAATCAGCTGGTGGACGCCATTCTCGCAAGCACCTGCCATGTCATCGTGAGCATGCGTACCAAGACCGGCTACGAGGTCACTACCGAGAACGGGAAGACCAAAGTCAATAAGGTCGGACTGGCTCCAATCCAGCGTGAAGGTCTGGAATATGAATTCACTGTGGTCATGGACCTCTCAATCGAGGGCCATGTAGCCACCGCGAGCAAAGACAGGACCGGGATTTTCGACGGTACCCGGTTGACGCCGAGCCCCGCCATGGGTGAAGGTCTTCTCAACTGGTTGAATAACTCGGGAATCTCAACCGAAATCAGGAAGATTTCTGAAGTCGATAGCCTCTCAGAGGCCTTCAGCCAGCTAGGCCTCAACGACCTCTGGGATGAATACCAGGGCTACGTGTGCGAGCGATACGGAGTGAATGCCGTGAATGAATTATTGCGCGACCAGGTTGCCGAGCAGATCACCCTGCTCAAGCAATGCCAGGTACGCGAGGAGAAGTTGTCGCAGTTTTCTGAAATCCTTCGGGATAGGAAGCTGGCGGCTTAG
- a CDS encoding DUF3150 domain-containing protein, protein MSNDIFKKACLVQLATSCWTGAKDIKQSLMGNLGNTEWLKGKKLLVNPEVLSPLKATIQMARKLLQRYALPFPISGLHLVPKESIDEIDNRLEMFQSDFMNKVSSFAEFYAEAREEAKTALGELFNDTDYPQDIRTKFKFEWRFLLLDVPTKATFLSPETYQREKEKFQDLMAETRELAIAALREEFSEVITHLSDKVTGGDKPKILRSNMTNRVNEFLDGFSDRNLFDDEKLSALVNEAKTLVKTINGNPYAVQYNDVLRQKVTQDFSNLKTAIDAAIEEMPRRRIHLDAAADRGNLQEAA, encoded by the coding sequence ATGAGCAACGACATCTTCAAGAAGGCGTGTCTTGTACAATTAGCGACAAGCTGCTGGACCGGTGCCAAAGACATCAAACAAAGCCTCATGGGCAATCTCGGGAATACCGAGTGGCTCAAGGGTAAGAAACTTTTGGTGAACCCGGAAGTTCTATCCCCATTGAAAGCCACGATACAGATGGCGAGAAAATTGTTGCAACGATATGCGTTGCCGTTTCCCATCTCTGGGCTTCACCTAGTGCCCAAAGAATCGATCGATGAGATCGATAATCGCCTGGAAATGTTCCAGTCCGATTTCATGAACAAGGTGAGCTCATTCGCGGAGTTCTACGCGGAAGCTCGTGAAGAAGCCAAGACAGCTCTTGGCGAACTCTTCAACGACACCGATTATCCCCAGGATATTCGGACCAAGTTCAAGTTCGAATGGCGCTTCCTTCTACTGGATGTGCCCACGAAGGCGACGTTTCTCTCGCCGGAAACTTACCAGCGTGAGAAAGAGAAATTTCAAGACCTTATGGCTGAAACTCGTGAGCTGGCTATTGCCGCGCTTCGCGAGGAGTTCAGCGAGGTCATTACCCATCTCTCTGACAAGGTCACCGGCGGCGACAAACCGAAGATTCTCAGGTCGAACATGACCAATCGCGTGAATGAGTTTTTGGACGGCTTCTCAGACCGAAACTTGTTCGACGACGAAAAGCTCTCCGCACTGGTCAACGAGGCCAAAACGCTGGTCAAGACCATCAACGGGAACCCATATGCCGTGCAGTACAACGACGTGCTCAGGCAAAAGGTCACCCAGGATTTCAGCAACCTCAAAACAGCCATCGACGCTGCCATCGAAGAGATGCCCCGACGCAGAATCCATTTGGATGCTGCTGCTGACCGGGGGAATCTTCAAGAAGCAGCCTAG
- a CDS encoding DUF1257 domain-containing protein: MSHVSKIEIEINDLASLKMACQRLGLEFREGQRTYVWYGRLVKPESTPLPEGITEKDLGKCHHAIHIPNASYEIGVIQQGMKYLLLADYWDSRLKNAIGENGGKLKQAYAVEKTILEARRKNYRVVEQTIASGIRLVLSA; this comes from the coding sequence ATGTCTCATGTTAGTAAAATCGAGATAGAAATAAACGATTTGGCAAGCCTGAAAATGGCTTGCCAAAGACTTGGTCTCGAATTTCGAGAGGGTCAAAGAACTTACGTTTGGTATGGACGTCTCGTGAAACCAGAATCTACACCTTTACCTGAAGGCATTACCGAGAAAGACCTCGGAAAATGCCATCACGCGATTCACATCCCAAACGCATCCTATGAGATCGGCGTGATCCAGCAAGGAATGAAATACTTGCTGCTCGCCGACTACTGGGACTCGCGCTTGAAGAACGCAATTGGCGAAAACGGCGGAAAGCTCAAGCAAGCTTACGCGGTCGAAAAGACGATCCTCGAAGCACGACGCAAAAACTATCGCGTCGTAGAGCAAACCATTGCAAGTGGCATTCGCTTGGTTCTCTCTGCCTAA
- a CDS encoding DUF2997 domain-containing protein, whose amino-acid sequence MHCICWNRGALPMTKQIIVDIDDTGEVRIETTGFTGPVCLEESQFIKDLLGHETSRCLTPMFYQQGNVVKKQHINLCG is encoded by the coding sequence ATGCATTGCATATGTTGGAATAGAGGTGCTTTGCCTATGACAAAACAGATCATTGTCGACATCGACGACACTGGCGAAGTCCGCATCGAAACAACAGGTTTCACTGGTCCAGTATGTCTTGAAGAATCTCAATTCATCAAAGACCTACTTGGTCACGAAACATCCCGGTGCCTTACGCCAATGTTTTACCAACAAGGTAACGTCGTAAAGAAGCAACACATTAACCTCTGTGGCTAG
- a CDS encoding LEM-3-like GIY-YIG domain-containing protein has product MADENNSMKAFCESIVMDVSVAEKVGAYVYMMVCPDKRIPFYIGKGRGSRVLSHFYTAADCPELDSSKLEKIRSILSQEKKPLIYIVRHGLSDDDAIMIESALIDTVGTLYDGTLTNMQSGHDSAKFGIMSLDSLVAEYRAEKAEINFPAMLIKINRNWKRTMTDEEIYNATRTCWKVNTGRAGNASRVLAVANGLIRAVFIVSKWKKATADQFGTDVSALNRKEFVGEHDNTGEYSHLLGKSVQHISKNSQSPILYVNC; this is encoded by the coding sequence ATGGCTGACGAGAATAATTCGATGAAAGCATTCTGCGAGAGTATCGTAATGGACGTGTCGGTTGCCGAAAAAGTCGGAGCCTATGTGTATATGATGGTGTGCCCTGACAAACGAATTCCTTTTTATATAGGCAAAGGAAGAGGATCAAGAGTTCTATCTCACTTTTACACTGCCGCCGACTGCCCAGAACTTGATAGTTCCAAACTCGAAAAGATCAGGAGTATCCTATCACAGGAAAAGAAGCCTCTTATTTATATTGTTCGCCATGGGCTGAGTGATGACGATGCGATCATGATTGAGTCCGCCTTGATCGACACGGTAGGGACGTTATACGATGGCACGTTGACAAACATGCAGTCAGGCCATGATTCTGCAAAGTTTGGCATAATGTCATTAGACTCATTGGTCGCTGAGTACAGAGCCGAAAAAGCAGAAATCAATTTTCCTGCCATGCTTATTAAGATAAATCGCAACTGGAAGAGAACCATGACAGATGAAGAAATATATAATGCGACAAGAACATGCTGGAAAGTTAACACCGGACGGGCTGGCAATGCTAGCAGGGTTCTCGCAGTTGCCAACGGACTGATTCGAGCAGTTTTTATAGTTAGCAAATGGAAAAAAGCCACGGCCGATCAATTCGGAACAGATGTATCCGCATTGAACAGAAAAGAATTCGTAGGCGAACATGATAACACAGGAGAATACTCCCATCTCCTGGGGAAAAGTGTGCAACACATTAGTAAAAACTCGCAGTCACCTATTCTTTACGTTAACTGCTAG